The Bacteroidota bacterium genome has a segment encoding these proteins:
- a CDS encoding thiamine pyrophosphate-dependent enzyme, giving the protein MSTKTPQKKTRKKSPANGKAAANGKAAAKNGQAVLMAYEGDLDVTPVGPKDFEPDELKRALRTMMLSRRLDEKMLTLLKQGKGFFHIGASGHEAAQVGLGMHLRGGHDWFCMYYRDLAMTLTLGMTARETMLAHMAKADDVSSGGRQMSEHFGNRDLHIMSTSSSVGAQYMPGVGFALASQRRGDDAVTYISSGDGATSQGAFHEALNWSARAGAPALFHVQDNKYAISVPIAEQTAGANIHNITAGYHGLARASYDATDFFTAWAVGKAAAEHIRAGNGPVALVADVVRLLPHSSSDSHDKYRDADGLEKDKERDPVAKLSKRLVEAGVMTEDDVEALRKEVAAEVDEAAVWAAEQADPDPATALDHVYDEAPPELDYEATEPSGELIVLVDAINHALDEEMARDERVIVYGEDVGGGKGGVFTATRGLTAKHGADRCFNSPLAEHSIVGSAVGMAAAGYRPVVEIQFADYIWPAMQAIRNQLAPFRYRSNNAWQAPVVIRVPCGGYIHGGLCHSQNVESIFAHFPGLKVAMPSSAADAKGLLKTAIRLNDPVIFLEHKSLYRQGPARSPEPDADYLVPFGQARTVREGTDLTIVTYGAMVYKAMNAAKALEKEGASVEVIDIRTMMPLDMETILASVVKTNRALVLYEDHEFVGFGSEIAAQIADTTFEHLDAPVKRVAGAFTFIPFADPLERAVLPQDEDVLAGARSVLSY; this is encoded by the coding sequence AGCCGCCGCCAAGAACGGCCAGGCCGTGCTGATGGCCTACGAGGGCGACCTCGACGTGACGCCGGTCGGGCCGAAGGACTTTGAGCCGGACGAGCTGAAGCGGGCGCTGCGGACGATGATGCTCTCGCGGCGGCTCGACGAGAAGATGCTGACGCTCCTCAAGCAGGGCAAGGGCTTCTTCCACATCGGGGCCTCCGGGCACGAGGCGGCCCAGGTCGGGCTCGGGATGCACCTCCGGGGCGGGCACGACTGGTTCTGCATGTACTACCGCGACCTCGCGATGACGCTCACGCTCGGGATGACGGCGCGCGAGACGATGCTCGCCCACATGGCGAAGGCCGACGACGTCTCCTCGGGCGGGCGCCAGATGTCGGAGCACTTCGGCAACCGCGACCTCCACATCATGTCGACGAGCTCGTCGGTCGGGGCGCAGTACATGCCGGGCGTCGGGTTCGCGCTTGCCAGCCAGCGGCGCGGCGACGACGCGGTCACCTACATCTCGTCCGGCGACGGGGCGACGAGCCAGGGCGCCTTCCACGAGGCCCTCAACTGGAGCGCCCGCGCCGGCGCGCCCGCGCTCTTCCACGTCCAGGACAACAAGTACGCCATCTCGGTCCCCATTGCCGAACAGACCGCCGGCGCGAACATCCACAATATCACCGCCGGCTACCACGGCCTCGCCCGGGCGTCCTACGACGCGACCGACTTCTTCACCGCCTGGGCCGTCGGCAAGGCCGCCGCCGAGCACATCCGCGCCGGCAACGGGCCGGTCGCGCTCGTCGCCGACGTGGTCCGCCTCCTCCCGCACTCGTCCTCCGACAGCCACGACAAGTACCGCGACGCCGACGGGCTGGAGAAGGATAAGGAGCGCGACCCGGTTGCGAAGCTCTCGAAGCGGCTCGTCGAGGCCGGCGTGATGACCGAGGACGACGTCGAGGCGCTGCGGAAGGAGGTCGCGGCGGAGGTCGACGAGGCCGCCGTCTGGGCCGCCGAGCAAGCCGATCCCGATCCGGCGACGGCGCTCGACCACGTCTACGACGAGGCCCCGCCGGAGCTCGACTACGAGGCAACGGAGCCGAGCGGCGAGTTGATCGTCCTCGTCGATGCCATCAACCACGCGCTCGACGAGGAGATGGCGCGCGACGAGCGGGTGATCGTCTACGGCGAGGACGTGGGCGGCGGCAAGGGCGGCGTCTTCACCGCCACGCGCGGCCTGACGGCCAAGCACGGCGCGGACCGCTGCTTCAACTCGCCGCTCGCCGAGCACTCGATCGTCGGGAGCGCCGTCGGGATGGCGGCGGCGGGCTACCGGCCGGTCGTCGAGATCCAGTTCGCGGACTACATCTGGCCCGCGATGCAGGCCATCCGCAACCAGCTTGCCCCGTTCCGCTACCGGTCCAACAACGCGTGGCAGGCCCCGGTCGTGATCCGCGTTCCGTGCGGGGGCTACATCCACGGCGGCCTCTGCCACAGCCAGAACGTCGAGTCGATCTTCGCGCACTTCCCCGGCCTCAAGGTGGCGATGCCGTCGAGCGCCGCCGACGCGAAGGGCCTGCTGAAGACCGCGATCCGCCTCAACGACCCGGTGATCTTCCTGGAGCACAAGTCGCTCTACCGGCAGGGGCCGGCCCGCTCGCCGGAGCCCGACGCCGACTACCTCGTCCCGTTCGGCCAGGCCCGCACCGTCCGCGAAGGGACCGACCTCACGATCGTGACCTACGGCGCGATGGTCTACAAGGCCATGAACGCAGCGAAGGCGCTGGAGAAGGAGGGGGCGAGCGTCGAGGTGATCGACATCCGCACGATGATGCCGCTCGACATGGAGACGATCCTCGCGTCGGTCGTCAAGACCAACCGAGCGCTCGTGCTCTACGAGGACCACGAGTTCGTCGGCTTCGGCTCGGAGATCGCCGCGCAGATCGCGGACACGACGTTTGAGCACCTCGACGCGCCGGTCAAGCGCGTCGCGGGCGCGTTCACCTTCATCCCCTTCGCCGACCCGCTGGAGCGCGCCGTGCTCCCGCAGGACGAGGACGTGCTCGCCGGCGCCCGGTCGGTGCTGAGCTACTAG
- a CDS encoding DUF1573 domain-containing protein yields MPKPLILLAALALAAPASAQLAFTATTHDFGVLQEGEAPTYTFAFENEGRAPLTLTAVRPSCGCTTPSFTTEAVAPGGTGEIVVAYDSEGRPGPFRKSVRVTAEAGGETLAETLYITGTVEREAITDGVAEGNLLFDTDAVDLGPVPADRQTTHVFRMQHTGTRPIRIAEAKSVPEGLRIAYPNTPIFAGDLVPLRVTLRAGSPAGDFDYAIVLTTDDEAQPTKSLRLTGTAQ; encoded by the coding sequence ATGCCGAAACCGCTGATCCTCCTCGCGGCCCTGGCCCTCGCCGCCCCCGCCTCCGCCCAGCTCGCGTTCACGGCGACCACCCACGACTTCGGCGTGCTGCAAGAGGGCGAGGCCCCGACCTACACGTTCGCGTTCGAGAACGAGGGCCGCGCGCCGCTGACGCTGACCGCCGTCCGCCCGTCGTGCGGCTGCACGACGCCGTCGTTTACGACCGAGGCCGTCGCGCCCGGTGGCACGGGCGAGATCGTCGTGGCCTACGACTCTGAGGGCCGGCCGGGGCCGTTTCGCAAGTCAGTCCGCGTGACGGCGGAGGCGGGCGGAGAGACCCTCGCCGAGACGCTCTACATCACCGGCACCGTGGAGCGCGAGGCGATCACGGACGGTGTCGCCGAGGGCAACCTCCTGTTCGACACCGACGCGGTCGACCTCGGGCCGGTGCCGGCGGACCGGCAGACGACGCACGTCTTCAGGATGCAGCACACCGGCACGCGGCCTATCCGCATCGCCGAGGCGAAGAGCGTTCCCGAGGGCCTACGGATCGCCTACCCCAACACGCCGATCTTCGCGGGCGACCTCGTGCCGCTCCGTGTGACCCTCCGCGCCGGGAGCCCGGCCGGCGACTTCGACTACGCCATCGTCCTCACCACCGATGACGAGGCGCAGCCGACGAAGTCGCTCCGGCTGACCGGCACGGCGCAGTAG
- a CDS encoding DUF547 domain-containing protein, producing MLKRSRLPVLLALFACADLMAAPTAVAPAETEAVSYEDAWTAILQQTVTSDGLVRYGQIGGPLAAQFEEVVAAVEAFDAGALSTDAEKLAFWMNAYNVKLIERVLEAGTPANIEAHGFDFFFKTPITVAGTEVTLDQIENVILRRGDGPAALTAFYPARLDPRLHVGLNCGAISCPRLRQTAFTASNVDAELDRAMRDFANGTQHFRVDGETVVVSSLLDWFAADWDMAGEPAGDYLLGYLDPSRPGADRLRSLFEGRAAAEIKAQPGVQFEYLWTLNAAG from the coding sequence ATGCTGAAGCGCTCGCGCCTCCCGGTCTTGCTCGCTCTGTTCGCCTGTGCCGATCTGATGGCTGCGCCGACTGCGGTCGCGCCGGCTGAGACAGAAGCGGTGTCGTACGAGGACGCCTGGACCGCCATTCTCCAGCAGACCGTCACGAGCGACGGGCTGGTGCGGTACGGGCAGATCGGCGGCCCGCTCGCCGCGCAGTTCGAAGAGGTGGTCGCGGCCGTCGAGGCGTTCGACGCCGGCGCGCTCTCGACCGATGCCGAGAAGCTGGCCTTCTGGATGAACGCCTACAACGTCAAGCTCATCGAGCGCGTCCTCGAAGCCGGTACGCCCGCGAACATCGAGGCCCACGGCTTCGACTTCTTCTTCAAGACCCCGATTACGGTCGCCGGGACCGAGGTCACGCTCGACCAGATCGAGAACGTGATCCTCCGGCGCGGTGACGGCCCAGCGGCGCTAACGGCGTTCTACCCGGCCCGGCTCGACCCGCGCCTTCACGTCGGGCTGAACTGCGGGGCGATTTCGTGCCCGCGCCTGCGCCAGACGGCGTTCACCGCGTCGAACGTGGACGCCGAACTGGACCGGGCGATGCGCGACTTCGCAAACGGTACCCAGCACTTCCGGGTCGACGGTGAGACGGTCGTCGTCTCCAGCCTCCTCGACTGGTTCGCTGCTGACTGGGACATGGCTGGCGAGCCCGCGGGCGACTACCTCCTCGGCTACCTCGACCCTAGCCGTCCGGGCGCGGACCGGCTGCGGAGCCTCTTCGAGGGGCGCGCGGCCGCCGAGATCAAAGCGCAGCCGGGCGTTCAGTTCGAGTACCTGTGGACCCTCAACGCCGCCGGCTGA
- a CDS encoding reprolysin-like metallopeptidase, which yields MFRLAFLLASPALLLLVPTTFAQPSLWVEASASEAPERADLTTYRTVRFDLDALRGMLSAPEVSLTPVAMRLPLPEGASMTATIVETPVLAPSLQARYPDIRTYVVRGASSGRVAVTPHGVSGLLYDADGAIVIDPLGSTSALGLEYSAVYRASALVIPNAIFTSLRHDLAGATSPLPVSLRSAPIGETLRTYRLAVAATGEYTVSRGGTVAQALGAIAASVNRVNAFFERDLAVRFELVENNDQVIYTDPETDPFSPNAPDLLVPIQETIDEVIGDENYDVGHLIALELGGGLAFQRAACVSGFKAMAFSSVGLGTTPFDLLVFPHELGHQLGAPHTFVQPLPLFDPQPIGVEPGPGYTLMAYPYLATYRPESERVGFHFHSASVDSMAVFLESPEGSCGAATPTGNDLPVVSASESVTVPLGAFVTLDGTASDDSGTPLTYAWEQIDTFGDGTGAIPRVRALDPSPKSARTIPDLRRFLDSTPFTDESPLDEETTYAFQLTVRDNVPGGGAQATAHTLVRVRTSEGPFAITSVPPGTQYPVGSRIAVTWDVAGTNDGEIGVEAVDVLVSTDNGKAWTLVAEAVPNSGETTVTMPATPTMEGRLKVHAVGSPFFTVAEESFTLTGGVATADGATPDAEVVSAVWPNPASTQARVHVQLQKPGFVRATLYDALGRRVLRVSEETAASGASLRFDLSGLAAGVYAVRVESTARVETRQLVVVR from the coding sequence AGGTATCGCTCACTCCTGTGGCGATGCGACTTCCGCTGCCTGAGGGAGCCAGCATGACCGCGACGATAGTGGAAACGCCGGTACTGGCTCCTAGCCTTCAGGCTCGCTACCCGGACATCCGCACGTACGTCGTCCGCGGAGCGTCAAGTGGACGGGTTGCCGTGACTCCCCACGGCGTGTCGGGCCTGCTCTACGACGCGGACGGGGCGATCGTGATTGATCCGCTAGGATCGACCAGCGCGCTGGGCCTGGAGTATAGCGCCGTCTACCGCGCCTCGGCGCTTGTAATCCCGAACGCCATCTTCACCTCACTCAGACACGACCTGGCAGGGGCAACCTCTCCCCTGCCGGTGTCGCTGCGCTCGGCTCCCATCGGCGAGACGCTTCGCACCTACCGCTTGGCTGTGGCGGCTACAGGTGAGTATACCGTAAGTCGCGGCGGTACCGTGGCTCAAGCGCTCGGGGCCATCGCGGCCAGCGTCAACCGGGTCAACGCTTTCTTCGAGCGCGACCTGGCTGTCCGGTTCGAGCTTGTCGAAAACAACGACCAAGTCATCTACACCGACCCCGAGACCGATCCTTTCTCGCCGAACGCTCCGGACCTCTTGGTACCTATACAAGAAACAATAGACGAGGTCATCGGAGACGAGAACTACGACGTGGGTCACCTCATCGCCTTGGAACTGGGCGGAGGACTAGCTTTTCAGCGTGCGGCCTGCGTCTCGGGCTTCAAAGCGATGGCGTTCTCCAGTGTTGGTCTCGGGACAACACCCTTCGACCTCCTCGTCTTCCCGCACGAGTTGGGGCACCAGCTCGGGGCACCCCACACGTTCGTTCAGCCTCTTCCCCTTTTCGACCCTCAGCCTATCGGCGTCGAGCCTGGCCCGGGTTACACGCTCATGGCATACCCGTACCTCGCTACCTATCGGCCCGAGTCGGAACGCGTAGGCTTTCACTTCCACAGCGCTTCGGTCGACTCGATGGCTGTGTTCCTGGAGAGTCCGGAGGGGAGTTGCGGCGCAGCTACACCCACCGGCAACGACCTGCCTGTGGTGAGTGCTTCCGAGTCTGTGACGGTTCCGCTGGGCGCGTTCGTGACGCTCGACGGAACTGCGTCGGACGACTCGGGGACTCCTCTGACTTATGCCTGGGAGCAAATCGACACATTCGGAGACGGCACTGGTGCCATTCCCCGCGTGCGCGCGCTTGACCCGAGCCCGAAGTCGGCACGGACCATCCCCGACCTACGCCGCTTCCTCGACAGCACCCCCTTTACCGACGAGTCTCCACTCGACGAGGAGACAACCTACGCGTTTCAGCTCACCGTTCGTGACAACGTCCCGGGTGGGGGCGCGCAAGCCACCGCCCACACACTCGTGCGCGTGCGTACGTCAGAAGGCCCGTTTGCCATCACCTCCGTTCCACCAGGGACTCAGTACCCCGTCGGCAGCCGTATCGCAGTCACGTGGGATGTCGCAGGCACCAACGACGGCGAGATCGGCGTAGAGGCGGTCGACGTGCTGGTATCGACTGACAACGGCAAGGCTTGGACGCTCGTGGCGGAAGCCGTACCCAACAGTGGGGAGACGACGGTAACTATGCCGGCGACTCCCACCATGGAAGGGCGCCTGAAAGTTCACGCTGTCGGCTCCCCATTCTTCACCGTTGCGGAAGAGTCCTTCACGCTCACCGGCGGCGTTGCAACGGCAGACGGTGCGACACCCGATGCAGAAGTGGTATCGGCGGTGTGGCCGAATCCAGCCTCGACACAGGCGCGGGTGCATGTGCAGCTCCAAAAGCCAGGCTTTGTTCGCGCTACTCTCTACGACGCGCTCGGCCGTCGGGTGCTGAGGGTGAGCGAAGAGACGGCAGCGTCTGGTGCTTCCTTGAGGTTCGACCTCAGTGGGCTGGCAGCGGGGGTCTACGCGGTCCGCGTCGAGAGCACTGCTCGCGTCGAGACGCGCCAGCTCGTCGTGGTGCGCTAG